A genomic segment from Aegilops tauschii subsp. strangulata cultivar AL8/78 chromosome 1, Aet v6.0, whole genome shotgun sequence encodes:
- the LOC109733383 gene encoding cytochrome P450 CYP94D108, translated as MDRGRSTVLARVAVKIATGFPNRKFQEQGATMEMSHLAYVLLFLFAAVVLYVQRHRASPSRTANCPHPNPVLGNTVEFIRNRGRFFDWYADMLRASPSSTIEAWGALGASHAVTTADPAAVDHLLRASFANYNRGAQFRAAQSDLIGDGLFGADGRLWILQRKLASYAFSSRSLRRFTEDVLAVQLGRRFLPLLDAAAGSGEAVDLQEALRRFAFDNICYVAFGVESSTLLEWGDPRHQALFAAFDTAVEISFMRTLTAPTPVRKLTKLLNIGKSRRLREAVGVIDDHAMSIIEAKEVSQRNGRDEGDPDLLSRFMAAMDEEDGGGELAAMFPTPEAKRRFLRDVVVSFVLAGKDTTTSALTWFFWLLAANPRCERRVHDEVSRSPDGNVKGMHYLHAAITEAMRLYPPVPFNGRVAVADDVLPDGTAVRAGWFANYSAYAMGRMEKLWGENFLEFAPERWLGDSGEFAPVDAARYPVFHAGPRACLGKEMAYMQMKTVASAVLRRFRLNMVAPTASMDSPPAYEMTGTMKIKGGLQVQLRMSDANKSSLATSASGQEVD; from the coding sequence ATGGACCGTGGACGTTCAACGGTCTTGGCGCGCGTAGCAGTAAAAATAGCGACCGGATTCCCAAATCGCAAGTTCCAGGAGCAGGGAGCGACCATGGAGATGTCGCATCTCGCGTACGtgctcctcttcctcttcgccgccGTCGTACTTTATGTCCAGCGCCACCGAGCTTCTCCGTCGAGAACGGCCAACTGTCCTCACCCGAACCCCGTCCTGGGCAACACCGTGGAGTTCATCCGCAACCGCGGGAGGTTCTTCGACTGGTACGCCGACATGCTGCGCGCGTCGCCGTCCAGCACCATCGAGGCGTGGGGGGCCCTGGGCGCCAGCCACGCCGTGACCACCGCCGACCCGGCCGCCGTCGACCACCTGCTGCGCGCCAGCTTCGCCAACTACAACCGCGGCGCGCAATTCCGCGCCGCGCAGTCCGACCTCATCGGCGACGGCCTCTTCGGCGCCGACGGCCGCCTCTGGATCCTCCAGCGCAAGCTGGCGTCGTACGCTTTCTCCTCCCGCTCGCTACGGCGTTTCACCGAGGACGTCCTCGCCGTACAACTCGGCCGTCGCTTCCTGCCGCTCCTCGATGCCGCCGCGGGGTCCGGCGAGGCCGTCGACCTGCAGGAGGCGCTGCGTCGGTTCGCGTTTGACAACATCTGCTACGTCGCCTTCGGCGTCGAGAGCTCCACGCTCCTCGAGTGGGGTGACCCCCGGCACCAGGCGCTCTTCGCGGCGTTCGATACGGCCGTCGAGATCTCCTTCATGAGGACGTTGACGGCGCCCACACCGGTGCGGAAGCTCACGAAGCTTCTCAACATCGGCAAGTCGCGCCGGCTCCGAGAAGCCGTCGGCGTCATAGACGACCACGCCATGTCCATCATCGAAGCCAAGGAGGTGAGCCAGAGAAACGGCCGCGATGAGGGCGATCCGGACCTGCTCTCCCGGTTCATGGCGGCCATGGacgaggaggacggcggcggtgAACTCGCCGCCATGTTCCCCACGCCGGAGGCCAAACGCCGATTCCTGCGGGACGTGGTCGTCAGCTTCGTTCTCGCCGGCAAGGACACGACGACCTCGGCCCTGACGTGGTTCTTCTGGCTCCTCGCCGCGAACCCGCGGTGCGAGCGGCGCGTCCACGACGAGGTTTCGCGGTCGCCGGACGGCAACGTGAAAGGCATGCACTACCTGCACGCCGCGATCACCGAGGCGATGCGCCTGTACCCGCCGGTTCCCTTCAACGGGCGGGTAGCCGTCGCGGACGACGTCCTCCCGGACGGCACGGCGGTGCGCGCCGGCTGGTTCGCCAACTACTCGGCGTACGCGATGGGGCGGATGGAGAAGCTGTGGGGCGAGAACTTCCTGGAGTTCGCGCCGGAGCGCTGGCTCGGTGACAGCGGCGAGTTCGCGCCAGTGGACGCGGCGCGGTATCCGGTGTTCCACGCCGGGCCGCGTGCGTGCCTCGGGAAGGAGATGGCCTACATGCAGATGAAGACGGTCGCGTCAGCCGTCCTTCGGAGGTTCAGGTTGAACATGGTGGCACCGACGGCCAGCATGGACTCGCCGCCGGCGTACGAGATGACCGGCACGATGAAGATTAAAGGCGGGCTTCAAGTGCAGCTCAGGATGAGTGATGCTAACAAGTCTTCGTTGGCCACATCGGCATCTGGACAAGAAGTGGACTAA